The following proteins come from a genomic window of Gottfriedia acidiceleris:
- a CDS encoding GrpB family protein yields MKKNIEIVPYRTSWEEDFQSEKKAIDLLLPEKAAIYHIGSTSIPNMFAMPIIDLMIVVKCLNRFDEYSDVLNTLGYEQLGDQSNQGRRFFIKCDDNCSFHIHVYEKGNAAVERNIAFREYMIAHTDQAMEYIKLKKELAKNKSEYKRGRKEFLDEIDRKANKWKKK; encoded by the coding sequence ATGAAAAAGAATATTGAAATTGTACCTTATCGTACTTCCTGGGAAGAAGATTTTCAGTCTGAAAAAAAGGCAATTGATCTATTATTACCAGAGAAAGCAGCGATTTATCATATAGGGAGTACTTCAATTCCGAATATGTTTGCCATGCCAATTATTGACTTAATGATCGTAGTAAAATGCTTAAATAGGTTTGATGAGTATAGTGATGTTCTAAATACTTTAGGTTACGAACAATTGGGGGATCAATCTAATCAGGGCAGAAGATTTTTTATCAAATGTGATGATAATTGTAGTTTCCATATACATGTATACGAAAAAGGAAATGCTGCTGTTGAACGAAATATTGCATTTAGGGAATATATGATTGCACATACAGATCAAGCAATGGAATATATAAAATTAAAAAAAGAACTTGCTAAAAACAAATCAGAATATAAAAGGGGACGAAAAGAATTTTTAGATGAAATCGATCGAAAAGCAAATAAATGGAAGAAGAAATAA
- a CDS encoding DUF975 family protein: MRISSIKKTAKNRLSGNWGKAILTLVVFGVFEGLIYMLLNGPVNYHYTGSIFLDLDQQDLIPGGIQIVIEIITAIINTLLGYGLLVYFLKLIRDEEKSISDLFFYFKSGHQFIRGIIVGFLVTLFTVLWTVLLIIPGIIKSIAYSQVGYILKDYPEMNAIDAITLSRRMMDGYKWKFFLLGLSFIGWVLLVIITFGLALFYVAPYFYTSQAQFYAEVKEAYEEKKETI, from the coding sequence ATGAGAATTTCGTCAATTAAAAAAACAGCTAAGAATCGTCTATCTGGTAACTGGGGAAAAGCGATTTTAACTCTCGTAGTTTTTGGTGTATTTGAAGGACTTATTTATATGTTACTTAATGGACCAGTCAATTATCATTATACAGGGAGTATATTTTTAGATTTGGATCAACAAGATTTAATCCCAGGTGGTATCCAAATCGTAATCGAAATTATAACTGCAATCATTAATACTCTATTAGGTTATGGATTACTTGTTTACTTTTTAAAGTTGATTCGTGATGAGGAAAAAAGCATATCGGACTTATTTTTCTATTTTAAAAGTGGGCATCAATTTATAAGAGGTATAATAGTTGGATTCTTAGTAACTTTATTTACAGTATTATGGACTGTTTTATTAATCATTCCTGGTATTATCAAATCAATCGCTTATTCACAAGTTGGATATATTTTAAAAGATTATCCAGAAATGAATGCAATTGATGCCATTACTTTAAGTAGAAGAATGATGGATGGGTATAAATGGAAATTCTTTTTACTAGGGCTTTCATTCATCGGTTGGGTTCTATTAGTAATCATCACTTTTGGGCTTGCTTTGTTTTATGTAGCACCATACTTTTATACTTCTCAGGCTCAATTTTATGCAGAAGTAAAAGAAGCATACGAAGAAAAAAAGGAAACAATTTAA
- a CDS encoding MarR family winged helix-turn-helix transcriptional regulator: MSENPIIRSEFIPSLIMEFRKFSTSIVLFNEGLASNLHLNATDLRCRELLCHTGPISAGKLSQLTHLTTGAITGVIDRLEKVNFVERIQDPNDRRRVIIQPVYERDDELAELFKPLSDSLSNIFNQYDDKELTLLFKFWNDINVLIPKETKELNKGET, encoded by the coding sequence ATGTCAGAAAACCCAATCATTCGAAGTGAATTTATTCCATCACTGATAATGGAATTTAGAAAATTTAGCACTTCAATCGTTCTTTTTAATGAAGGGCTTGCCTCGAACCTTCATTTAAATGCGACTGATTTACGATGTCGAGAGTTACTTTGCCATACTGGTCCAATTTCAGCTGGAAAGTTATCTCAATTAACACATCTAACTACTGGTGCTATAACAGGTGTTATTGACCGACTTGAAAAAGTCAACTTTGTTGAGCGTATTCAAGATCCAAATGACCGTAGACGAGTAATTATTCAACCTGTGTATGAACGCGATGATGAATTAGCAGAGCTTTTTAAACCATTATCTGACTCTCTTTCTAATATTTTTAACCAGTATGATGACAAAGAGTTAACATTATTATTTAAATTTTGGAATGATATTAATGTATTGATCCCAAAAGAGACTAAAGAATTAAATAAGGGGGAAACTTGA
- a CDS encoding TerC family protein has protein sequence MDLLGGLSIGVLLNVIFIDLLLSGDNAILIALAAKNLPAEQKKKAVLFGTLGAIGLRIVFAAVIVYLLKIPFIYAVGGLMLLWIAFKLLVDDSGHGEVKSGATLWGAVRTIIIADALMSLDNVLALAGVSHGSLVAIVIGILISIPIIVGGSSLLMKIMNKYPIITTIGSGILAWTAAGMITHEKMINDAFENPTIALAFKIVMTAIVIAAGTIVAKRKAQKHQVASSENQTA, from the coding sequence ATGGATTTATTAGGTGGTTTAAGTATTGGCGTACTATTGAATGTAATTTTTATCGATTTGTTATTAAGTGGTGACAATGCTATTCTTATCGCATTAGCAGCGAAAAACTTACCAGCAGAACAAAAGAAAAAAGCCGTATTATTTGGTACATTAGGTGCAATTGGATTACGTATAGTATTTGCAGCAGTCATCGTGTATTTATTAAAAATTCCGTTTATTTATGCAGTCGGTGGTTTAATGTTATTATGGATTGCATTTAAATTATTAGTCGATGATTCAGGACACGGTGAAGTTAAAAGTGGAGCAACATTATGGGGAGCAGTTCGAACAATCATCATTGCTGATGCGTTAATGAGTCTTGATAATGTTTTAGCTTTAGCTGGTGTATCACATGGTAGCTTAGTTGCAATCGTAATTGGTATTTTAATCTCAATTCCAATTATTGTTGGTGGAAGCTCATTATTAATGAAAATTATGAACAAATACCCAATTATTACAACAATTGGTTCAGGTATCTTAGCTTGGACTGCAGCTGGTATGATTACTCATGAAAAAATGATTAACGATGCTTTTGAAAATCCTACAATTGCTTTAGCATTCAAAATTGTCATGACTGCAATTGTAATTGCAGCTGGTACAATAGTTGCCAAAAGAAAAGCACAAAAACATCAAGTTGCAAGTTCAGAAAATCAAACAGCATAG
- a CDS encoding alpha/beta fold hydrolase, giving the protein MFVTGELGTYHVRVKGDGKVTVLLECGMMHTLHQWKYLQEELSKYAKVISYDRLGYGKSGIWTTERSIEQQAFECYDILLALNIKSPLIAVGHSLGAYIVFQLSRLFPNAIQSMILLDPTHPTLEEHEQKLYDKLLYQFAIMMKNANQFNLTKAIPNKLVNKIMKTTPDNQFEMISAIKSYKHWKTVVSEWKNLNYSNIRIKDALKIKMNIPLLVLTASNQSGLQFNPKKKKELLHKVEKYHNEYCETTNQGSRQTLEGYTHSTIYGNNEENAKSIGHFIKKQIELLN; this is encoded by the coding sequence TTGTTTGTTACTGGTGAGCTTGGCACATATCACGTTCGAGTAAAAGGGGATGGAAAAGTCACAGTTCTTTTAGAATGTGGAATGATGCATACTCTTCATCAATGGAAGTATTTGCAAGAAGAGTTGAGTAAATATGCCAAAGTTATATCATACGATCGGTTAGGTTATGGAAAAAGTGGAATATGGACGACAGAACGATCAATAGAGCAACAAGCTTTTGAATGCTATGACATTTTATTAGCATTAAATATTAAAAGTCCATTAATTGCTGTCGGACATTCCCTAGGGGCCTATATTGTATTCCAATTGTCTCGCCTTTTTCCAAATGCTATCCAATCAATGATTTTACTCGATCCAACACATCCGACTCTAGAGGAGCATGAGCAGAAATTATATGATAAGTTACTGTATCAGTTTGCGATCATGATGAAGAATGCAAACCAATTTAATCTTACTAAGGCAATTCCAAATAAGCTAGTTAATAAAATAATGAAAACTACCCCAGATAATCAGTTCGAAATGATTAGCGCAATTAAGAGCTATAAGCATTGGAAGACTGTTGTTAGTGAGTGGAAAAACCTAAATTATAGTAACATACGTATAAAGGACGCATTGAAAATTAAAATGAATATTCCTTTACTAGTATTAACAGCTTCCAATCAAAGTGGTTTACAGTTTAATCCGAAGAAAAAAAAGGAATTACTACATAAAGTTGAAAAATATCATAATGAATATTGTGAAACAACGAATCAAGGTAGCCGTCAAACATTAGAAGGCTACACACATTCAACTATTTATGGAAATAATGAAGAAAATGCAAAGTCGATTGGTCATTTTATAAAAAAACAAATTGAATTATTAAATTAA
- the mciZ gene encoding Z-ring formation inhibitor MciZ encodes MKMCMTENSVVLVGSKTEILKTLEVIGMQYKTVKEWIQNSNGKLLYVVK; translated from the coding sequence ATGAAAATGTGTATGACGGAAAATTCTGTTGTCCTCGTGGGCTCCAAAACAGAAATTTTAAAAACCCTCGAAGTTATTGGTATGCAATATAAAACCGTTAAAGAATGGATTCAAAACTCCAATGGTAAGCTTCTCTATGTTGTAAAATAA
- a CDS encoding YqzK family protein gives MKKRASIVFNVIKVTILFITCTILFYFAIQWIHSEYENMHRYDRPEGSMLKVDIHKKDGAFNQLVRFYQNGE, from the coding sequence ATGAAAAAAAGAGCAAGTATTGTTTTTAATGTAATAAAGGTTACAATTTTATTCATTACATGTACAATTTTATTTTATTTTGCTATTCAATGGATTCATTCTGAATATGAAAATATGCATCGATATGACCGACCAGAAGGCTCAATGTTAAAGGTGGACATTCATAAAAAGGATGGTGCTTTTAACCAATTGGTACGGTTTTATCAAAACGGGGAGTAA
- the map gene encoding type I methionyl aminopeptidase translates to MITIKTEREINLMNEAGTLLAATHKEIAKMIKPGITTWEIDQFVEKFLAENGAKPEQKGYRGYKYATCASINDEICHGFPRKKPLKDGDIVTIDMVVNLNGALADSAWTYGVGNIAKENKDLLKVTQECLYKGIEQALVGNRIGDIGFAIQSYAESLGYSVVRDFTGHGIGPTLHEEPYVPHFGMAGKGLRLREGMVITIEPMINLGSWQSTMDSNGWTARTRDGKNSAQYEHTLAITSKGPKILTKQ, encoded by the coding sequence ATGATTACGATTAAGACTGAACGTGAAATTAACTTAATGAATGAAGCAGGTACTTTATTGGCTGCTACGCATAAGGAAATTGCAAAAATGATTAAACCTGGGATTACGACATGGGAAATCGATCAATTTGTAGAAAAGTTTTTAGCTGAAAATGGTGCCAAACCGGAACAAAAAGGCTACCGAGGATATAAATATGCAACTTGTGCGTCAATAAATGATGAGATTTGCCACGGATTTCCTCGTAAAAAACCATTAAAAGATGGAGATATTGTAACAATTGATATGGTTGTAAATTTAAATGGTGCGCTCGCTGATTCGGCTTGGACATACGGTGTAGGAAATATAGCTAAAGAAAACAAAGACTTATTAAAAGTTACGCAAGAATGCCTATATAAAGGTATAGAGCAAGCCTTAGTAGGAAACCGTATTGGTGATATTGGTTTTGCGATTCAATCTTATGCTGAGTCATTAGGATATTCTGTTGTGCGTGATTTTACTGGACATGGCATAGGACCAACTCTTCATGAAGAGCCATATGTTCCTCATTTTGGTATGGCAGGTAAAGGTTTAAGACTGCGTGAAGGGATGGTCATTACGATTGAACCAATGATTAATTTAGGATCATGGCAATCAACAATGGATTCAAATGGCTGGACAGCTAGAACAAGAGATGGAAAAAATTCAGCACAATATGAACATACTTTAGCGATTACAAGTAAAGGACCAAAAATATTGACAAAGCAATAA
- a CDS encoding aldo/keto reductase: MKKRKLGSTLLEISEIGLGCMSLGTEENEAISTIHAAIDAGINYFDTADLYDFGKNEEIVGKALKGRRDQVVIATKVGNRWNNSNDNKWYWDPSRAYMKEAVKDSLRRLNTDYIDYYQLHGGTIEDQYEEIIFTFDELVKEGLIRHYGISSIRPNVINRFVNHSSIQGVMMQYNVLERRPEEFFPLFEKHNISVIARGSVAKGLLTSKWEKKLSNKGYMSYSEQECNETIQKLLQLLNEEQSLHSLALQYVLSHKAVSSLAVGARNKEQLLDNLNAYFAKPLNAQQIAQIKEISLLMKYEEHR; this comes from the coding sequence ATGAAAAAACGTAAGCTTGGTTCTACTTTATTAGAAATATCCGAAATTGGTTTAGGTTGTATGTCGCTTGGGACAGAAGAAAATGAGGCGATTTCAACAATTCATGCTGCAATCGATGCTGGAATCAATTACTTTGATACTGCTGATTTATATGATTTCGGTAAAAATGAAGAAATCGTTGGAAAAGCTTTAAAAGGTCGTAGAGATCAAGTGGTTATTGCAACGAAAGTAGGCAACCGTTGGAATAATTCAAATGATAATAAATGGTATTGGGATCCATCGAGAGCATATATGAAAGAAGCTGTAAAAGACAGTTTACGTAGACTAAATACAGATTATATCGATTATTATCAACTTCACGGTGGAACTATCGAGGATCAATATGAAGAAATCATTTTTACTTTTGATGAACTAGTAAAAGAAGGCTTAATTCGCCATTATGGAATCTCTTCAATTCGTCCGAATGTTATTAATCGATTTGTAAATCATTCATCTATTCAAGGTGTTATGATGCAATATAATGTACTAGAGCGTAGACCTGAAGAATTCTTTCCACTTTTCGAAAAGCATAATATTTCTGTCATTGCACGCGGATCCGTAGCAAAAGGGCTATTAACCAGTAAATGGGAAAAGAAACTATCTAACAAGGGCTATATGTCATATTCAGAACAAGAATGTAATGAAACAATCCAAAAGCTTCTACAACTTCTAAATGAGGAACAATCCTTACATAGCTTAGCTTTACAATATGTTCTTTCTCATAAAGCAGTTTCATCGTTAGCTGTTGGAGCTCGAAATAAAGAACAATTACTAGATAATCTTAACGCTTACTTTGCAAAACCATTAAATGCACAACAAATCGCCCAAATAAAAGAAATTTCACTTCTTATGAAATATGAAGAACATCGTTAA
- a CDS encoding Fur family transcriptional regulator — translation MEERVERIKKQLHLAGYKLTPQRESTVRVLLENEEDHLSAEDVYLLVKEKSPEIGLATVYRTLELLTELTIVDKINFGDGVSRYDLRHEGAQHFHHHLICTVCGAVDEIHENLLSEVEKTVEERWNFKIKDHRLSFHGVCHRCHDQNEE, via the coding sequence ATGGAAGAACGAGTTGAACGAATAAAAAAACAACTACATTTAGCAGGATACAAATTAACACCACAACGGGAATCCACTGTTCGTGTTTTATTAGAAAACGAAGAAGATCACCTAAGTGCAGAAGATGTTTACCTCCTAGTGAAAGAAAAATCGCCAGAAATTGGACTTGCTACTGTTTATCGTACGTTAGAATTACTAACTGAGTTAACAATTGTTGATAAAATAAATTTTGGTGATGGCGTTTCAAGATACGACTTAAGACATGAAGGTGCACAACATTTTCACCATCATTTAATTTGCACGGTTTGCGGAGCAGTAGATGAAATTCATGAAAATCTATTAAGTGAAGTTGAAAAGACAGTTGAAGAACGTTGGAATTTTAAAATTAAAGATCATCGATTATCATTTCATGGTGTATGTCATCGTTGCCATGATCAAAACGAAGAGTAG
- the spoIIM gene encoding stage II sporulation protein M, protein MTRSSVKSTMKKHVKDYLSLYIFVSVILLFGVVFGAVIVNSMNVSQKQDILSFITHFFGQVNNGDYISGNEVFLSSYSSHLKFLALIWVLGISIIGLPIILILLFMKGLVVGFTVGFLVNQLGWHGILLAFSSVFPQNVIVLPLYILLTVLAVQLSIRMIRKQFIKNDNEPIMKQLVSYSIVFGVVAVCLSIASIIEAYGSTYFLKAISEIIVSKN, encoded by the coding sequence ATGACAAGAAGCTCAGTCAAATCAACGATGAAAAAACATGTTAAAGATTATTTGTCACTCTATATTTTTGTTAGTGTGATCTTACTTTTTGGTGTAGTATTTGGAGCCGTCATCGTAAATAGTATGAATGTGAGTCAAAAACAGGATATTCTATCCTTTATTACACATTTTTTTGGACAAGTTAATAATGGTGATTATATTAGCGGAAATGAAGTGTTCCTTTCTAGCTATTCTTCTCATTTGAAGTTTTTAGCATTGATTTGGGTTTTAGGGATCTCAATCATTGGATTACCAATCATTCTTATTTTATTATTTATGAAAGGATTGGTAGTTGGATTTACAGTTGGATTTTTAGTCAATCAATTAGGTTGGCACGGTATTTTATTAGCATTTTCTTCTGTTTTTCCACAAAATGTTATCGTTTTACCATTATATATACTGTTAACAGTTTTAGCAGTTCAGCTATCCATTCGAATGATTCGAAAACAATTTATTAAAAATGATAATGAACCAATTATGAAACAGTTAGTCTCGTATTCTATTGTCTTTGGAGTTGTTGCGGTTTGCTTAAGTATTGCAAGTATTATTGAAGCCTATGGTTCAACTTATTTTTTAAAAGCCATCTCAGAAATAATTGTTTCAAAAAATTAA
- the xerD gene encoding site-specific tyrosine recombinase XerD — MTTTDKTPFKKEFDFATEDFIHFIQVEKGLSKNTILSYSKDLESYGKYLDVVENIFGLSNITRLHIISYLKYLKERDLTARTMARQLATIRSFHQFLIREVDGMKDDPSLLIEIPKAPKVLPKVLSLQEVEALLEVPDHSTFGLRDKAMLELLYATGMRVSELLSLNLSDINLTMGFVRCLGKGSKERIIPLGKLAIESIENYLKLSRNELKGKKNNDAFFLNHHGNRMSRQGFWKNLKKQAEKANIQHELTPHTLRHSFATHLLENGADLRSVQEMLGHADISTTQIYTHVTKNRLKDVYKEFHPRA; from the coding sequence GTGACAACGACTGATAAAACACCTTTTAAAAAAGAATTTGATTTTGCAACGGAGGATTTTATCCATTTTATCCAAGTTGAAAAAGGTTTATCTAAAAATACAATTCTATCATATAGTAAGGATTTAGAAAGCTACGGAAAATATTTAGACGTTGTTGAAAATATATTTGGTCTTTCAAATATAACTAGGTTACATATTATTAGTTATTTAAAATATTTAAAAGAAAGAGATTTAACAGCTCGAACAATGGCTCGTCAATTAGCAACAATTCGCTCATTTCATCAATTTTTAATTCGTGAGGTTGATGGTATGAAAGACGATCCTTCACTATTAATCGAAATTCCAAAAGCGCCAAAAGTACTTCCAAAGGTTTTATCACTACAGGAAGTAGAGGCTTTATTAGAAGTACCTGACCACTCTACATTTGGTCTAAGAGATAAGGCAATGTTAGAATTGTTATATGCCACTGGTATGCGTGTGTCAGAGTTATTATCATTAAATCTATCTGACATTAATTTAACAATGGGATTTGTGCGATGTTTAGGTAAAGGAAGTAAAGAACGAATTATTCCTTTAGGTAAGCTTGCAATTGAATCAATTGAAAATTATTTAAAATTGTCAAGAAATGAATTAAAGGGTAAAAAAAATAATGATGCATTTTTCTTAAATCATCATGGAAATAGAATGTCTAGACAAGGATTTTGGAAAAACTTAAAAAAACAAGCTGAAAAAGCAAATATTCAACATGAATTAACGCCGCATACTTTACGTCATTCATTTGCAACACATTTATTAGAAAATGGCGCTGATTTAAGATCAGTTCAAGAAATGTTAGGACATGCAGATATATCTACAACTCAAATTTATACACATGTAACGAAAAATAGGCTTAAGGATGTTTATAAAGAGTTTCATCCAAGAGCTTAA
- a CDS encoding NUDIX domain-containing protein: MKKFEEKTLEEEKVFTGRVISLYHQKVELPNGNTSTREIVKHPGAVAVIPITNEGKIVFVEQYRKALERSLLEIPAGKLEKGEEPLVTAKRELEEETGYEAANWEHIQSFYTSPGFADEYIHIYVAKDLKKLENSAALDEDEFVEIFELTLDECLEELKKGSIHDAKTCFAVQYLQLLQKN; this comes from the coding sequence ATGAAAAAATTTGAAGAAAAAACACTAGAAGAAGAAAAAGTATTCACAGGAAGAGTGATCTCTCTTTATCATCAGAAGGTAGAATTACCGAATGGAAATACAAGTACGCGTGAAATCGTAAAGCATCCGGGAGCAGTGGCTGTGATTCCAATTACAAATGAAGGAAAAATTGTTTTTGTTGAGCAGTACCGAAAAGCGCTAGAAAGAAGTCTCCTAGAAATTCCAGCAGGAAAACTAGAAAAAGGCGAAGAGCCACTTGTAACGGCTAAACGAGAGCTAGAAGAAGAGACTGGATATGAAGCAGCAAATTGGGAGCATATCCAATCTTTTTATACTTCACCGGGGTTTGCAGACGAATACATACATATATATGTAGCAAAAGATTTAAAGAAATTAGAAAATAGTGCTGCTTTAGATGAAGATGAATTTGTTGAAATTTTTGAGCTAACACTAGACGAGTGTCTGGAAGAGCTAAAAAAAGGTTCAATCCATGATGCAAAAACATGTTTTGCAGTCCAATATTTACAATTATTACAAAAAAATTAA